One Mycolicibacterium pulveris genomic region harbors:
- a CDS encoding FAD-binding oxidoreductase, giving the protein MVVTDPDILASYRHDRAFDPSAGTPLAVVRPRNTEDVQATLRWATKHKIAVVPRGMGTGLSGGATALDGAIVLTTEKMRDITVDPVTRTAVVQPGLLNAEVKKAVAEHGLWYPPDPSSFEICSIGGNVATNAGGLCCVKYGVTTDYVLGLQVVLADGTAVRLGGPRLKDVAGLPLTKLFVGSEGTLGVVTEVTLKLLPAQHSACTVVATFDSVEAAANAVVTITGRIRPSMLEFMDSAAINAVEDKLRMGLDRSAAAMMVAASDDRGPSGAADAEFMAQAFTDHGAREVFSTSDPEEGEAFVAARRFAIPAVEAKGSLLLEDVGVPLPALADLVSGVAKIAADHDLMISVIAHAGDGNTHPLIVYDPADAAMTERAHRAFGEIMDLAVGLGGTITGEHGVGRLKRPWLAGQLGPEAMELNRRIKAALDPDNILNPGAAI; this is encoded by the coding sequence ATGGTCGTCACCGATCCCGACATCCTGGCGTCGTATCGCCATGACCGCGCGTTTGATCCGAGCGCGGGTACGCCGCTGGCGGTGGTGCGTCCGCGCAACACCGAAGACGTGCAGGCGACCCTGCGCTGGGCCACCAAGCACAAGATCGCCGTCGTGCCGCGCGGCATGGGCACCGGGCTCTCCGGCGGCGCCACCGCCCTGGACGGGGCGATCGTGCTGACCACCGAGAAGATGCGCGATATCACCGTCGACCCCGTCACCCGCACCGCCGTCGTCCAGCCGGGCCTGCTCAACGCCGAGGTGAAGAAGGCGGTCGCCGAGCACGGGTTGTGGTATCCGCCGGATCCGTCGTCGTTCGAGATCTGCAGCATCGGCGGCAACGTCGCGACCAACGCCGGCGGACTGTGCTGCGTGAAGTACGGCGTCACCACCGACTACGTGCTCGGCTTGCAGGTGGTGCTGGCCGACGGAACCGCGGTGCGGCTGGGCGGGCCGCGGCTCAAGGACGTCGCCGGGCTGCCGCTGACCAAACTGTTCGTCGGCAGCGAGGGCACGCTCGGCGTCGTCACCGAGGTCACGCTCAAGCTGTTGCCCGCGCAGCACAGCGCGTGCACGGTGGTGGCGACCTTCGACTCGGTGGAAGCCGCCGCCAACGCTGTCGTCACGATCACGGGCAGGATCCGGCCGTCGATGCTGGAGTTCATGGACTCGGCGGCCATCAACGCCGTCGAGGACAAGCTCCGAATGGGCCTGGATCGCAGCGCCGCAGCGATGATGGTGGCCGCCAGCGACGACCGCGGACCGTCGGGAGCCGCCGACGCGGAGTTCATGGCGCAGGCTTTCACCGATCACGGCGCCAGAGAAGTGTTTTCGACGTCGGACCCCGAGGAAGGCGAGGCGTTCGTCGCCGCACGCCGGTTCGCCATCCCCGCGGTGGAGGCCAAGGGATCGCTGCTGCTCGAGGACGTCGGCGTGCCGCTGCCGGCGCTGGCCGACCTGGTGAGCGGGGTGGCCAAGATCGCCGCCGACCACGACTTGATGATCTCGGTGATCGCGCACGCCGGCGACGGCAACACCCATCCGTTGATCGTGTACGACCCCGCCGACGCCGCGATGACCGAGCGCGCCCACCGCGCGTTCGGCGAGATCATGGACCTCGCCGTGGGCCTGGGTGGCACGATCACCGGCGAACACGGGGTCGGGCGGCTCAAACGACCGTGGCTGGCTGGTCAGCTGGGACCGGAGGCGATGGAACTCAACCGTCGCATCAAGGCGGCGCTGGACCCCGACAACATCCTCAACCCCGGCGCGGCCATCTGA